In Pectinophora gossypiella chromosome 5, ilPecGoss1.1, whole genome shotgun sequence, a genomic segment contains:
- the LOC126366663 gene encoding putative protein kinase C delta type homolog — protein MLSWFWQWFPGAGSGDGEGEVRRSRGKRITQRRGAIKHHKIHEVNGHRFVAKFFRQPTFCAFCKEFLWGFGKQGYRCVVCQTAVHKRCHNKLLGKCTGSPAYSEATVYLRERFKVDVPHRFRPHSFMSPTFCDHCGALLYGFFKQGLKCEGIGSEVF, from the exons ATGTTGTCGTGGTTTTGG CAGTGGTTCCCGGGCGCGGGTAGCGGCGACGGCGAGGGCGAAGTGCGTCGCTCCCGCGGCAAGCGCATCACGCAGCGGCGCGGGGCCATCAAACACCACAA AATCCACGAAGTGAACGGACACCGGTTTGTGGCGAAGTTCTTCAGGCAGCCTACATTCTGCGCGTTCTGCAAGGAGTTCCTCTGGGGTTTCGGCAAGCAAGGATACCGGTGCGTGGTCTGCCAGACGGCGGTACATAAGAGATGCCACAACAAGCTGCTCGGCAAGTGTACCGGCTCGCCCGCCTACTCTGAGGCCACTGTG TACCTGCGCGAGCGCTTCAAAGTGGACGTGCCTCACCGGTTCCGGCCTCACTCGTTCATGTCGCCGACGTTCTGCGACCACTGTGGAGCGCTGCTCTACGGGTTCTTCAAACAAGGGCTCAAGTGTGAAGGTATTGGATCCGAAGTTTTCTAA
- the LOC126366930 gene encoding odorant receptor 4-like, translated as MVMKSNAVVMKRLLRFYICCIFVCGSLWTIFPLVNRAMGVEVNFTGYFPFDTNNSPEFEIAVAYMNIFITFQAYGNVTMDCTIVAFYAQAKVQLQILRYNLEHLTDFDKTEEKTNNHNCAHKDENEEFRRQLHKKFVQCVKRHQTIKWFVVEIEDIFAEALLFQFFVTAWVICMTVYKIVGLSLFSVEFVSMAMYLCCMLAQFFIYCYYGTQVKYESEYLNQSSYCGPWLLLSPGFRRKMLIMMENCNRPITPRTAYIVPISLETYIAVLRASYTLFTFLDRKHE; from the exons ATGGTGATGAAATCGAATGCTGTGGTAATGAAAAGACTTCTGCGGTTCTATATTTGCTGCATTTTCGTTTGTGGCTCTTTATGGACCATATTTCCTCTTGTCAATAGAGCTATGGGCGTTGAAGTCAATTTCACTGGTTACTTCCCATTTGACACGAATAATTCGCCCGA GTTCGAAATAGCCGTCGCTTACATGAACATTTTCATAACATTTCAAGCGTATGGTAATGTGACTATGGACTGTACCATTGTTGCTTTCTATGCTCAAGCTAAGGTACAGCTTCAGATTCTCAGATATAACTTGGAACATCTTACGGATTTCGACAAAACTGAGGAGAAAACGAATAATCATAATTGTGCACATAAAGATGAGAATGAAGAGTTTAGACGTCAGTTGCATAAAAAGTTTGTGCAGTGTGTTAAACGCCATCAGACAATTAagtg gTTCGTTGTAGAAATCGAAGACATATTCGCCGAAGCTTTGCTCTTTCAGTTTTTCGTTACGGCGTGGGTTATTTGCATGACGGTGTACAAAATTGTTGGG CTCAGTTTATTTTCAGTGGAATTTGTTTCGATGGCGATGTATCTCTGTTGCATGTTAGCTCAATTCTTCATTTACTGTTATTACGGAACTCAGGTGAAATATGAA AGCGAGTACTTGAACCAGTCGTCGTACTGCGGCCCCTGGTTGCTACTGTCGCCTGGTTTCCGTCGCAAGATGCTTATTATGATGGAAAACTGCAACCGTCCTATCACACCGCGCACTGCTTACATCGTTCCGATCTCTTTGGAGACCTACATTGCG GTGTTAAGAGCATCCTACACACTCTTCACATTCCTGGACCGGAAACACGAGTAG
- the LOC126366623 gene encoding ran-binding protein 3 has product MADAKQGKTPIEDFYNGSSQSRVVLAKPRLGGFGSSSFASSSSSKSCNPFGSVLRPSTLKPGSNPFLKITDTEEEKEKVESKQEEDNVDRLKDSQEEEEAPKFVPLGSANVTPRTSNPVPAPAQPTTASSSSGFVFGQNLSERVVIQENVNNGDIAPVDHSSTNGTTDLLFTSAAASVKDNQEEAGPSSPGPGGAGAAGGAGAGLAAAAAAYERSHARPPPPPATAGCNITGEEGEINVLQISCRLFAWEAGSWRERGRGVLRLNDAMAGGGAARLVARVAGSLRVVLNTKLWPDMVVQRAGTKSLRITAADAQQQVKLFLIMGAPADIVQLYRALSARVAMSKKSSNCTVNSNSQQAAERLEAAAEDDEFEDKADHASDKTQPSDNDRINNKTEESPTNNDTKPLKRKEPVEEETSPKRQCPEILTE; this is encoded by the exons ATGGCAGATGCAAAGCAag GAAAAACACCAATTGAGGACTTTTACAATGGATCATCCCAGTCACGGGTGGTCCTTGCTAAACCCAGACTTGGAGGCTTTGGATCATCGAGCTTTGCCTCCAGTTCAAGCAGTAAAAGCTGTAATCCATTTG GCTCTGTATTACGTCCATCCACATTAAAACCGGGCAGTAATCCATTTCTCAAAATAACTGACactgaagaagaaaaagaaaaggtaGAAAGCAAACAGGAAGAAGATAACGTAGATCGATTGAAGGACTCCCAGGAGGAGGAGGAAGCTCCTAAATTTGTTCCCTTAGGTTCTGCCAATGTGACTCCCAGGACATCAAACCCTGTGCCAGCACCGGCTCAACCGACTACGGCTAGTTCGTCATCAGGGTTTGTGTTTGGCCAGAACTTGAGTGAGAGAGTAGTGATACAAGAGAATGTCAATAATGGAGACATTGCCCCAGTAGACCACAGCTCTACCAATGGCACAACTGACTTGCTGTTCACAAGTGCTGCTGCCTCTGTCAAGGATAACCAG GAGGAAGCGGGTCCGAGCTCCCCTGGGCCGGGAGGCGCGGGGGCCGCGGGGGGTGCGGGCGCGgggctggcggcggcggcggccgcgtaCGAGCGCTCGCACGCgcgcccgcccccgccccccgcCACCGCCGGCTGCAACATCACCGGCGAGGAGGGCGAGATCAACGTCCTACAG ATCTCATGCCGGCTATTCGCGTGGGAGGCGGGCAGCTGGCGCGAGCGCGGGCGCGGCGTGCTGCGCCTCAACGACGCCatggcgggcggcggcgcggcgcggctggTGGCGCGGGTGGCGGGCTCGCTGCGGGTCGTGCTCAACACCAAGCTGTGGCCCGACATGGTGGTGCAGCGCGCCGGGACCAAGTCGCTGCGGATCACCGCCGCGGACGCCCAGCAGCAGGTCAAGCTGTTCCTCATCATG gGAGCTCCAGCTGACATAGTGCAACTATACAGAGCCCTCTCGGCGCGGGTAGCGATGAGCAAGAAGTCGAGCAACTGCACGGTCAACTCCAACTCACAGCAGGCGGCAGAACGCCTCGAGGCCGCCGCTGAAGACGACGAGTTCGAGGACAAGGCCGACCACGCTAGCGACAAGACACAGCCCTCAGATAAcgatagaataaacaataagacTGAAGAATCCCCCACTAACAACGACACGAAACCGCTGAAAAGAAAAGAACCAGTCGAAGAAGAAACGTCACCCAAAAGACAGTGCCCCGAAATATTAACAGAGTGA